The window AATAATATCAGCTTCCCATTCCCATCCCAAGTCAGAGACTACTTCCACACTCAAGGGACTTACTGAACGTTCACCTGTTACTCATCCATTTTACAGAGCAGGAAATCCAGGTTCAAAGAGAAACTGGACTAGCCAGATTCAGGGGCAGAGGCCCAAGGCAAAGGAAAATCTGCCCTGAACTCCAGCCTGGTCCTGGACAGACTTTACCTCTGTCTGTCCCTCTGGCGCCCAAGTACCCCTGCCCCACCAACTAAGGCATAAGCCAGGTATTAACCTCGTCCTTGCATTTTCCCAGCTGAATGACCTTGAAAAGCCATATAAGTTCTCCGACCTTCATTCTGAACACTTTAGATATTGTCCAAATACCGTGCAACAGGTGTTAATTATTGGCCCCATTTTGAGGAAGCAGGGGGTCAGAGTTAGGGTATCTGCACAAGGGCTTACAGCTGATTTAGTGCAGGTTAAATGGGATATCTTTGTAAACTGTCCTCACAGTGCCCTAAGGCCCGTAGGTGCCCACTATATggtcactattattattattatttatcacaCGGAAGTGAGTGGCCGCGCAGGTGTCCAAATGCCCTCCGGGCCCTCGGCCATCCAGCCCGCTGGCCACCACATCACATGAGCCCTACTATCTTTAGCCAGGGAGATATTTATATCCCCCGAGGGAAGTTTCTGTCGCTGCGGGGGAGCCCCAGTGTGGGTGGCCGCTGCGTCCAGGCCCCCGGAGGCGGCCTCTGCCCCTCAAGCCCGCCATGCCGCAGGGCCCAGAGACCCCGGTGCAAGTGTGGGTGGGCAGCCAACTCTTCCAGGCAGACCGGGCCCTGCTAGTGGAGCACTGCGGCTTCTTCAGCGGCCTCTTCCGCTCGGGCATGCGGGAGGCGCGCGCCGCCGAGGTGCACCTGGGCGCGCTGAGCCCCGACGGCTTCCGCACCACGCTGCGGGTGCTGCGCGGAGAGCGTCCAGCGCTGGCGGCTGCCGACGAGCTGCTGCAGGCCGTGGAGTGCGCCGCCTTCCTGCAGGCGCCGGCGCTGGCGCGCTTCCTAGAGCACAGCCTCACGTCGGAGAACTGCGCGCTGCTGTGCGACGCGGCCGCAGCCTTCGGCCTGCACGACGTCTTCCACAGCGCAGCGCTCTTCATCCGCGACGGCGCCCACGAGCTGGCGGCCGAGCTGGCGCTGCCCGAGGCCCGCACCTACGTGGCGGCGCTGCGGCCCAGCAGCTACGTGGCCGTGAGCACACATGCGCCGGCGCCCGGCTTCCTGGAGGACCCTTCGCGCACCATGTGTTACCTGGATGAGGAGGAGGACACCTGGCGCACGCTGGCCGCGCTGCCCCTGGAGGCCAGCACGCTCCTGGCCGGCGTGGCCACGCTGGGCAACAAGCTGTACATTGTGGGGGGTGTGCGGGGCCCCAACAAGGAGGTGGTGGACCTGGGCTTCTGCTACGACCCCGACGGCGGAACGTGGCGCGAGTTCCCGAGCCCCCACCAGCCGCGCTACGACACGGCACTGGCCGGCTTCGAGGGCCACCTCTATGCCATCGGGGGTGAGTTCCAGAGGACAGCCATGAGCTCGGTGGAGCGCTACGACCCGGCCTCGGGCTGCTGGAGCTTCATGGCCGACTTGCCGCAGCCAGCTGCCGGGGTGCCCTGCGCACACGCCCGCGGCCGCCTCTTCGTGTGCCTGTGGCAGCCGGCAGACACGACGGCCGTGGTGGAGTACACTGTGCGGGCTGATGAGTGGCTGCCTGTGGCCGAGCTGCGGCGCCCGCAGAGCTACGGCCACTGCATGGTGGCCCACCGCGACAGCCTCTACGTGGTGCGTAACGGACCTAAGGATGACTTCCTGCACTGCGCCATCGA of the Muntiacus reevesi chromosome 7, mMunRee1.1, whole genome shotgun sequence genome contains:
- the KBTBD13 gene encoding kelch repeat and BTB domain-containing protein 13 — its product is MPQGPETPVQVWVGSQLFQADRALLVEHCGFFSGLFRSGMREARAAEVHLGALSPDGFRTTLRVLRGERPALAAADELLQAVECAAFLQAPALARFLEHSLTSENCALLCDAAAAFGLHDVFHSAALFIRDGAHELAAELALPEARTYVAALRPSSYVAVSTHAPAPGFLEDPSRTMCYLDEEEDTWRTLAALPLEASTLLAGVATLGNKLYIVGGVRGPNKEVVDLGFCYDPDGGTWREFPSPHQPRYDTALAGFEGHLYAIGGEFQRTAMSSVERYDPASGCWSFMADLPQPAAGVPCAHARGRLFVCLWQPADTTAVVEYTVRADEWLPVAELRRPQSYGHCMVAHRDSLYVVRNGPKDDFLHCAIDCLNLATGQWTALPGQFVNSKGALFTAVVRGDTVYTVNRVFTLLYAIEGGSWRLLREKAGFPRPGSLQTFLLRLPPGARGPVASTTPEL